From the Cryptomeria japonica chromosome 2, Sugi_1.0, whole genome shotgun sequence genome, one window contains:
- the LOC131054064 gene encoding caffeoylshikimate esterase: MEQSSQIKYEEEFFLTRGLKLFTCRWVPLNQQPKALICLCHGYGMECSIFMQGVGIRLAKAGYAVFGIDYEGHGKSGGKRCYIESFKELVNDCASFFKSIAGIEEYKDKARFLYGESMGGAVSLLLHRKLPTFWNGAVLVAPMCKIAEDVKPHPILISVFNSLTRIVPTWKIVPARDIIDTAFKEPSARQEIRANPYIYQGKPRVKTAYELLLTSTALESRLDEVTLPFLVVHGMDDSVTDPCVSMELHKSAASFDKTLKLYPDMWHGLTYGEPPHNTQLVFNDIIGWLDERSKAGCLTSV, encoded by the exons ATGGAACAGTCTTCTCAAATTAaatatgaagag GAATTCTTCCTTACCAGAGGATTGAAGCTTTTTACATGCAGATGGGTGCCCTTAAATCAGCAACCCAAAGCTCTGATATGTCTCTGCCATG GTTATGGGATGGAGTGTAGCATCTTCATGCAAG GTGTTGGAATCAGGCTTGCCAAAGCTGGATATGCAGTttttggaattgattatgaaggACATGGGAAATCTGGAGGAAAACGGTGTTACATTGAGAGTTTCAAAGAGCTTGTCAATGATTGTGCATCTTTCTTCAAAAGCATTGCAG GAATTGAGGAATACAAGGATAAAGCCAGATTTCTTTATGGCGAATCCATGGGAGGTGCAGTATCACTTTTGCTTCACAGGAAACTCCCCACCTTTTGGAACGGTGCAGTTCTGGTGGCCCCCATGTGTAAG ATTGCAGAAGACGTCAAACCTCATCCCATTTTGATCAGTGTTTTCAATAGCCTCACTAGAATAGTCCCCACATGGAAAATAGTTCCAGCAAGGGACATTATTGATACTGCATTCAAGGAGCCCTCAGCTAGACAAGAG ATAAGAGCAAATCCCTATATATATCAAGGCAAGCCACGGGTGAAGACTGCTTATGAACTCCTCTTGACAAGTACAGCTTTAGAGAGTCGACTGGATGAG GTGACATTGCCATTCTTGGTAGTGCATGGAATGGATGATAGCGTAACAGATCCTTGTGTGAGTATGGAATTGCATAAATCTGCAGCAAGCTTTGATAAGACTTTGAAGCTATATCCTGATATGTGGCATGGTTTGACTTATGGGGAGCCTCCTCATAATACCCAATTAGTATTCAATGACATTATTGGATGGCTGGATGAAAGAAGCAAAGCGGGATGTCTCACAAGTGTATAA